In one window of Fictibacillus phosphorivorans DNA:
- the ald gene encoding alanine dehydrogenase — MKIGVPTEIKNNENRVAMTPAGVLNLVASGHEVFIQKGAGIGSGFTDEEYESAGGVIVETPTQAWSMDMVMKVKEPLPEEYCFFREGLILFTYLHLAPEPELTKALTDNKVVGIAYETVQLPNGTLPLLTPMSEVAGRMSAQIGAQFLEKPKGGLGILLSGIPGVRRGKVTVIGGGVVGTNAAKIAMGLGADVTIIDLNPERLRQLDDIFGVEINTLISNPLNIALAVQESALVIGAVLIPGARAPKLVTEEMIKGMQPGSVIVDVAIDQGGIFETVDRITTHDNPTYEKHGVLHYAVANMPGAVPRTSTIGLTNVTVPYALQIANKGYVQACLDNEALLKGINTLDGFVTYKAVAESHQLDYKDAVSILKSNK, encoded by the coding sequence ATGAAAATAGGAGTACCAACTGAAATAAAAAACAATGAAAATCGTGTAGCGATGACACCAGCGGGTGTGTTGAATCTTGTGGCATCAGGTCATGAGGTATTTATCCAAAAAGGTGCTGGAATCGGATCAGGGTTTACAGATGAAGAATACGAAAGTGCTGGTGGTGTGATTGTAGAAACACCAACTCAGGCATGGTCGATGGACATGGTCATGAAAGTAAAAGAGCCGCTACCTGAAGAGTACTGTTTTTTTCGAGAAGGTCTAATTCTCTTCACTTATTTACATCTTGCGCCTGAGCCTGAACTTACAAAAGCTTTAACGGATAATAAAGTAGTTGGTATCGCGTACGAAACGGTTCAATTGCCGAACGGTACACTCCCACTGCTTACACCGATGAGTGAAGTGGCAGGAAGAATGTCGGCGCAGATCGGTGCTCAATTCTTAGAAAAACCTAAAGGTGGGTTAGGTATCCTCTTAAGTGGAATACCTGGGGTAAGACGTGGAAAAGTAACGGTTATTGGTGGCGGAGTGGTCGGGACGAATGCCGCTAAGATCGCTATGGGTCTTGGAGCGGATGTTACGATTATTGATTTAAACCCGGAACGTCTTCGTCAGCTTGATGATATTTTCGGTGTTGAGATCAACACGCTTATATCGAATCCACTCAATATAGCTCTTGCCGTTCAAGAATCAGCATTGGTTATTGGGGCTGTGTTAATTCCGGGAGCTAGGGCACCTAAGCTTGTGACCGAAGAGATGATTAAAGGCATGCAGCCCGGTTCTGTAATCGTAGATGTTGCTATTGATCAAGGTGGAATCTTTGAAACGGTTGACCGCATCACCACTCATGATAATCCAACATATGAAAAGCATGGTGTACTTCATTATGCAGTAGCTAACATGCCAGGCGCTGTTCCGAGAACTTCAACGATCGGTCTGACTAACGTAACCGTACCATATGCTCTTCAAATCGCAAACAAAGGCTATGTTCAAGCGTGTTTAGATAATGAAGCTCTGCTCAAAGGAATCAATACATTAGATGGTTTCGTAACATACAAAGCGGTAGCTGAATCGCATCAACTAGATTATAAAGATGCCGTATCCATCCTAAAATCAAACAAATAG
- a CDS encoding argininosuccinate synthase yields the protein MGKKVVLAYSGGLDTSVAIPWLADKGYEVIALCLDVGEGKDLPFIQSKALSIGASESIVLDVQKEYADEYALVALQSHALYEGKYPLISALSRPLIAKKLVETAKKVGATAVAHGCTGKGNDQVRFEVSVAALAPELEVLAPVREWSWSREEEIQYAKEHDIPVPIKKENPFSIDQNLWGRSNECGILEDPWAAPPEEAYEMTVALEDTPNEPQIVEIGFEQGIPVSLNGQYVSLDVLINQLNEWGGAHGVGRIDHVENRLVGIKSREVYECPAATTLIKAHKELEDLTLVKEVAHFKPIIEKKMTELIYEGLWFSPLQASLKAFLDETQKHVTGTVRVKFFKGHAIVEGRKSPFSLYDEKLATYTADDAFDHTAAKGFISLWGLPTKVSSMVQKNEVKV from the coding sequence ATGGGGAAAAAGGTCGTTTTAGCTTATTCTGGAGGATTAGATACGTCTGTTGCGATTCCGTGGCTAGCGGACAAGGGATACGAAGTTATTGCATTATGCTTGGATGTGGGTGAAGGAAAGGACCTTCCGTTTATACAATCAAAGGCCTTATCAATCGGAGCGTCTGAATCGATCGTACTTGATGTTCAAAAGGAATACGCTGATGAATATGCATTAGTAGCTCTACAATCACATGCATTGTATGAAGGGAAGTATCCTCTCATTTCTGCATTAAGCAGACCGTTGATCGCAAAAAAATTAGTAGAAACTGCTAAAAAAGTTGGAGCTACAGCCGTTGCTCATGGCTGCACCGGAAAAGGGAACGACCAAGTACGTTTTGAAGTTTCTGTTGCGGCACTCGCTCCAGAGCTTGAAGTTCTTGCGCCGGTTCGTGAATGGAGCTGGTCACGTGAAGAAGAGATTCAGTATGCGAAAGAACATGATATTCCTGTTCCCATTAAAAAGGAAAACCCGTTCTCTATCGATCAAAATTTATGGGGAAGAAGCAATGAATGTGGCATCTTGGAAGATCCTTGGGCTGCACCACCAGAAGAAGCATATGAAATGACTGTTGCTCTTGAGGATACGCCAAATGAACCCCAGATCGTAGAAATCGGATTCGAACAAGGCATCCCGGTATCACTGAATGGTCAGTATGTTTCTCTAGATGTTCTGATTAATCAGTTGAACGAATGGGGAGGCGCACATGGTGTTGGACGAATCGACCATGTTGAAAATAGATTAGTAGGAATAAAATCCCGTGAAGTATACGAGTGTCCAGCCGCAACAACGCTTATTAAAGCACATAAAGAACTTGAAGATCTTACATTGGTTAAAGAAGTCGCTCACTTTAAACCGATCATTGAGAAGAAGATGACTGAACTGATTTATGAAGGTTTATGGTTCTCACCGCTACAGGCATCATTAAAAGCCTTTTTAGATGAAACGCAAAAACATGTAACAGGAACAGTACGTGTTAAATTCTTTAAAGGTCATGCGATCGTTGAAGGAAGAAAATCACCATTCTCCCTTTATGACGAGAAACTAGCCACTTATACAGCAGATGATGCTTTTGATCATACAGCTGCGAAAGGATTCATCTCATTGTGGGGACTTCCTACAAAAGTTAGCAGCATGGTTCAAAAAAATGAGGTGAAAGTGTGA
- a CDS encoding class I SAM-dependent methyltransferase: MSSFKDVEKLFVVLDNTATAIKDKLELPYLDALVESGENLFFQEIPKEYPKELTAVLTDEYKKVNVTEFGKEETRKAFQLAVLKGMKEAVQPHHAMTPDAVALFAGYLVQKFMSKSEGLTLLDPVVGSGNLLTAVMNQLKDKECVSFGVEVDETLLRLAWVNANIQKHKVELFHQDVIKPLYADPVDVVVADLPVGYYPDDEAAKAFKVHEKEGHTYAHHLIIEQAVHHLKDSGIGIFIVPNNIFESEQADLFKNWMKETVAVLGLLQLPESLFKSAVHAKSILILQKNGEGSIKPKQAMLAQLPSFSNKNGLGNVMEQINEWFKTEWEREK, translated from the coding sequence ATGAGTTCTTTTAAAGATGTAGAAAAGCTATTTGTTGTTCTTGACAACACAGCAACGGCAATTAAGGATAAACTTGAACTGCCTTATTTAGATGCTCTTGTTGAATCAGGAGAAAACCTGTTCTTTCAAGAGATACCAAAAGAATACCCGAAAGAATTAACTGCTGTATTAACAGATGAATACAAAAAAGTGAACGTTACAGAATTTGGTAAAGAAGAAACGCGCAAAGCTTTTCAGTTAGCCGTACTAAAAGGCATGAAAGAAGCTGTTCAGCCTCATCATGCGATGACACCTGATGCCGTTGCACTTTTTGCAGGATATCTCGTTCAAAAATTTATGAGTAAATCCGAAGGTCTCACGTTATTAGATCCTGTAGTCGGTTCAGGAAATTTGCTAACAGCTGTTATGAACCAGTTGAAGGACAAAGAGTGTGTATCATTCGGTGTAGAAGTGGACGAAACGCTTTTACGTTTAGCGTGGGTCAATGCGAATATCCAAAAACATAAAGTAGAGCTCTTTCACCAAGATGTGATCAAACCACTTTATGCAGATCCTGTTGATGTTGTTGTAGCCGACTTGCCTGTAGGGTATTATCCAGATGATGAAGCGGCTAAAGCCTTTAAAGTTCACGAAAAAGAAGGACATACTTATGCTCATCACTTGATTATTGAGCAGGCCGTTCATCATTTGAAAGATTCAGGCATTGGTATTTTTATCGTGCCAAACAACATTTTTGAAAGTGAACAAGCGGATCTGTTCAAGAATTGGATGAAAGAAACCGTAGCCGTCCTAGGTCTACTTCAGTTACCTGAATCCTTATTCAAGTCAGCTGTACATGCCAAGAGTATCCTGATTCTTCAAAAGAATGGTGAAGGTTCAATAAAGCCTAAACAAGCTATGCTAGCTCAGCTTCCATCTTTCTCAAATAAAAATGGTTTAGGAAATGTGATGGAACAGATTAATGAGTGGTTTAAAACAGAGTGGGAACGTGAAAAATAA
- a CDS encoding DUF2953 domain-containing protein: MVWVAILIGIFLILFIVISISTIHISVYFVHRNDNSNIQVNFKMYRFLKYKLNVPLIMVDAEDHSVKIREEKQSTLGQKKEKKKITFSQIKKQYRSFNQMLKHINHFYRILAAFLKKMRVKKVEWHSAIGLGEASSSAIAAGTVWGFKGIAIQVLNTFFKLEESPNITVVPVFQGMHSETRFSCMISFKIGHAIVVMLKILKSWRMVSRSTKVNSEYMTGGM, encoded by the coding sequence ATGGTTTGGGTTGCAATTTTAATCGGTATTTTTTTAATTTTATTTATCGTGATAAGTATTTCAACGATTCACATTTCCGTTTATTTCGTTCATCGAAATGATAATAGTAACATCCAGGTCAATTTTAAGATGTATCGTTTCTTAAAATATAAACTGAATGTGCCTCTGATCATGGTAGATGCTGAAGATCATTCCGTAAAGATCAGGGAAGAAAAACAATCGACGCTCGGACAGAAAAAAGAAAAGAAGAAAATCACGTTCTCACAGATTAAAAAACAATATCGATCATTTAATCAGATGCTTAAGCATATCAACCATTTTTACCGTATACTCGCCGCATTTTTGAAGAAGATGAGAGTGAAAAAAGTAGAATGGCATAGTGCGATCGGACTTGGTGAAGCTTCTTCATCAGCCATAGCTGCTGGGACAGTTTGGGGGTTTAAAGGAATAGCCATACAAGTGCTGAATACGTTTTTTAAACTTGAAGAATCACCGAATATAACCGTTGTTCCCGTTTTTCAAGGTATGCATAGTGAAACGCGGTTTTCTTGTATGATTTCATTTAAAATCGGGCATGCTATTGTCGTTATGTTAAAAATCTTAAAGTCCTGGCGAATGGTAAGTCGTTCGACTAAGGTGAATTCTGAATATATGACTGGAGGCATGTAA
- the tpx gene encoding thiol peroxidase, with product MMAVTFKEKPVTLLGNEVKVGDQAPDFKVLANDMSEVSLADSKGSVRLIAAVPSVDTGVCDAEVRRFNEEASKLDNVKVLTVSVDLPFAQKRWCAAAGIENVQTLSDHRDLSFGKAYGVAIEELRLLARSVFVIDSSDKVTYVEYVDEVTSHPNYEAAIEAAKAAK from the coding sequence ATCATGGCTGTAACATTTAAAGAAAAACCAGTCACATTGCTAGGAAATGAAGTAAAGGTAGGGGACCAAGCTCCAGATTTTAAAGTGTTGGCAAACGACATGTCTGAAGTTAGTCTTGCAGATTCAAAAGGAAGTGTACGTTTGATCGCTGCTGTTCCTTCAGTTGACACAGGCGTATGTGATGCAGAAGTGCGTCGTTTTAATGAAGAAGCGTCTAAGCTTGATAACGTTAAAGTCTTAACAGTTTCAGTGGACTTGCCTTTTGCACAAAAAAGATGGTGTGCTGCAGCAGGAATTGAAAACGTTCAAACTCTATCCGATCACCGTGATCTTTCATTCGGTAAAGCATATGGTGTTGCGATCGAGGAACTTCGTCTTCTAGCGCGCTCTGTATTTGTAATTGATAGCTCTGATAAAGTTACGTATGTAGAATATGTAGATGAAGTTACGAGCCACCCGAATTACGAAGCAGCGATCGAAGCAGCTAAAGCAGCAAAATAA
- the argH gene encoding argininosuccinate lyase, with protein MKKLWGGRFSKQPEEWVDEFGASISFDQQLASQDIKGSLAHAKMLFQCKIIDESSYENIKNGLLSLQSEVEEGELTYSVKYEDIHLNLEKLLTDKIGPDGGKLHTARSRNDQVATDFHLYVKEETLLIIAHIEELQKSLLNLAEEHVETIIPGYTHLQRAQPVSFAHHLLAYFWMLDRDKGRLQDSLKRSDIMPLGAGALAGTTFDIDRNITMNELGFANKYLNSLDAVSDRDFAIECCSNASMIMMHLSRFCEELILWSSEEFGFIEISDSFTTGSSMMPQKKNPDMAELIRGKSGRVYGSLISLLTLMKGLPLAYNKDMQEDKEPVFDTVKTVKGCLSIMTGMMNEVKIHVDKMNKAVHQDFSNATELADYLAKKGIPFREAHELVGQMVLQCIQKGCYLLDVSLDEYQEWCPLVEHDLFDALSPKTAVERRNSEGGTGFEAVRQQIDAAQSKMAVSNN; from the coding sequence GTGAAAAAGTTATGGGGAGGACGTTTCTCAAAACAGCCTGAAGAATGGGTAGATGAGTTTGGAGCATCCATCTCTTTTGATCAGCAGTTGGCCAGTCAAGACATTAAAGGAAGTTTGGCTCATGCCAAGATGTTATTTCAATGTAAGATAATTGACGAGAGTTCCTACGAAAACATTAAGAATGGTTTACTTTCACTTCAGTCAGAAGTGGAAGAAGGGGAACTTACGTATTCCGTTAAATACGAAGATATTCATCTGAACCTTGAGAAATTATTAACAGACAAAATTGGACCGGACGGCGGAAAGCTTCATACAGCAAGAAGTCGAAATGATCAAGTGGCAACAGATTTTCACCTTTATGTGAAGGAAGAAACGTTATTGATCATTGCTCATATTGAAGAATTGCAAAAATCATTGTTGAATCTTGCTGAAGAACATGTAGAAACGATCATCCCTGGGTATACGCATCTTCAGCGTGCTCAGCCCGTTTCATTTGCTCATCATCTTTTGGCCTATTTTTGGATGCTGGATCGTGACAAAGGAAGACTTCAAGATAGTCTAAAGCGCAGTGATATCATGCCTCTTGGTGCTGGAGCTCTAGCGGGAACGACGTTTGATATCGACCGTAACATCACGATGAACGAGCTTGGATTCGCAAATAAGTATCTCAACAGCTTAGACGCTGTAAGTGATCGAGATTTTGCAATTGAATGCTGTAGCAATGCTTCTATGATCATGATGCACCTGTCTCGTTTTTGTGAAGAACTGATTCTTTGGTCCTCAGAAGAATTCGGGTTTATTGAGATCAGTGATAGCTTCACTACAGGCAGCTCTATGATGCCGCAAAAAAAGAACCCTGATATGGCTGAACTAATTCGAGGGAAAAGCGGGAGAGTATATGGCTCTTTGATCTCCCTGCTTACCTTAATGAAGGGGTTGCCACTTGCATACAACAAAGACATGCAGGAAGACAAAGAACCCGTTTTTGATACAGTAAAAACGGTTAAAGGATGTTTAAGCATCATGACAGGTATGATGAACGAAGTGAAAATTCATGTGGATAAGATGAATAAGGCCGTTCATCAAGACTTTTCTAATGCTACAGAGCTTGCAGATTATCTAGCAAAAAAAGGAATCCCATTTCGAGAAGCACATGAATTAGTGGGTCAGATGGTTCTTCAATGCATTCAAAAAGGTTGCTACCTTCTTGATGTGTCTCTGGATGAATATCAGGAATGGTGTCCGCTCGTTGAACATGATCTGTTTGACGCGCTGTCTCCAAAAACAGCAGTAGAAAGACGAAATTCTGAAGGTGGAACGGGCTTTGAAGCTGTTCGTCAACAAATTGATGCAGCACAATCAAAAATGGCCGTTTCCAATAATTAG
- the ytfJ gene encoding GerW family sporulation protein: MSEHPIQGLMKTAMENLKEMIDVNTIIGDPVETPDGSVILTVSKVGFGFAAGGSEFGGQEESRNSSTQQGSSSQSKEMPFGGGSGGGVSITPIAFLVVSNTGIKTIHLDNSTHLYERILDLAPGVIDKLQHLMNKNKQNHGSSSTQTHEF; this comes from the coding sequence ATGAGTGAACATCCAATCCAGGGTTTAATGAAAACCGCGATGGAAAACTTAAAAGAAATGATCGATGTAAATACGATTATTGGTGATCCTGTAGAGACGCCGGATGGCAGTGTTATTCTTACTGTATCGAAAGTAGGATTCGGTTTTGCTGCAGGTGGAAGTGAGTTCGGCGGCCAGGAAGAATCACGTAATTCATCTACACAACAAGGGTCATCAAGCCAATCAAAGGAAATGCCTTTTGGTGGAGGTAGTGGAGGCGGAGTTTCAATCACTCCGATCGCGTTCCTAGTCGTAAGTAATACAGGAATAAAGACGATCCACCTTGATAACAGTACGCACCTTTACGAAAGAATCTTAGACTTAGCACCTGGTGTGATAGACAAGCTACAACATCTCATGAATAAGAATAAACAAAATCATGGGTCATCAAGCACTCAAACACATGAGTTTTAA
- a CDS encoding MogA/MoaB family molybdenum cofactor biosynthesis protein, with amino-acid sequence MSVKEHKAQAPPVVRCMIVTVSDTRNEETDKSGKLIHAFLEKNNHKVVMYKIVKDEISSIQEAMEYGIQNEVIDVVLFNGGTGIASRDVTIEALTPLFDKEISGFGELFRMLSYTEDIGSGAMLSRAVAGVKDSTAIFALPGSSGAVKLGMEKLIIPELSHVVQQLKK; translated from the coding sequence ATGAGTGTTAAAGAACATAAAGCTCAAGCACCACCTGTAGTTAGATGCATGATTGTAACGGTTAGCGATACACGTAATGAAGAAACAGATAAAAGCGGCAAGTTGATACATGCTTTTTTAGAAAAGAATAATCATAAAGTTGTTATGTACAAAATAGTTAAAGATGAGATTTCATCCATACAAGAGGCTATGGAATATGGCATCCAGAATGAAGTCATTGATGTTGTCCTTTTTAACGGAGGGACAGGGATCGCTTCTAGGGATGTGACCATAGAAGCATTAACGCCTCTATTTGATAAAGAGATCTCCGGTTTTGGTGAACTATTTCGCATGTTGAGTTATACAGAAGACATCGGCTCTGGTGCGATGCTAAGCAGAGCGGTTGCAGGAGTTAAGGATAGTACAGCCATATTTGCCCTTCCTGGTTCTTCAGGTGCTGTAAAATTAGGTATGGAAAAATTGATCATACCCGAGCTGTCACATGTTGTTCAACAGTTGAAAAAATAA
- a CDS encoding NAD kinase, whose amino-acid sequence MAVRNKIFFFYKKEERTLEKIQSLLSLAITEGFEVVEDEKEANIIASIGGDGTFLQAVRKTGFRDDCLYVGVSTLENEFYCDFHIDDQAGMIEAMKNEQVEVRKYPALSVNIDGQGSFFCLNECSLRSSIIRTLEIDVFIDDLYFETFRGDGMIISTPTGSTAYNKSVSGAVVDPMLACYQISELASLNNNHYRTLGSSFILSDNRKMTLKIKHDNSHYPIIGMDNEAMSIKHCETLHFELTSKRIKTVKLKDNSFWHKVKRSFL is encoded by the coding sequence ATGGCTGTTCGCAATAAAATTTTCTTTTTTTACAAAAAGGAAGAACGTACTCTAGAGAAGATCCAATCATTACTTTCCTTAGCCATAACAGAGGGATTCGAAGTTGTAGAAGACGAAAAAGAAGCAAACATCATTGCTAGTATCGGTGGTGACGGGACCTTCTTACAAGCAGTTCGTAAAACAGGCTTCAGAGATGATTGTCTGTATGTGGGAGTCAGTACACTCGAGAATGAATTTTATTGTGATTTTCATATTGACGATCAAGCGGGTATGATTGAAGCGATGAAAAACGAACAAGTTGAAGTTAGAAAGTATCCTGCTCTATCAGTAAACATTGATGGACAAGGGTCATTTTTTTGCTTAAACGAATGTTCTCTTCGTTCTTCTATTATCCGAACTCTTGAGATCGATGTCTTTATTGATGATTTGTATTTTGAAACCTTTCGTGGTGACGGAATGATCATTTCTACCCCTACAGGCAGTACGGCTTATAATAAATCAGTCAGCGGTGCAGTTGTTGACCCGATGCTTGCCTGCTATCAAATCAGTGAGCTCGCTTCATTAAATAACAATCATTATCGCACTCTAGGTTCATCATTTATTCTCAGTGATAACCGTAAGATGACATTAAAGATCAAGCATGATAACAGCCATTACCCGATTATCGGTATGGACAACGAGGCAATGAGCATTAAACATTGTGAAACCTTACATTTTGAGCTCACGAGCAAAAGAATTAAGACTGTAAAATTAAAAGACAATTCTTTCTGGCATAAAGTAAAAAGAAGCTTTTTATAA
- a CDS encoding EcsC family protein, with the protein MALTAREEQIWQEIMAWEEEFFTYEPTDFGRTYEKWATKQMDLLPEEVQETVGEYVDSVLFHIHALIQNSQFQMDTKQRLLSEARVFRDDIYEIEDLKKCSIDQLSYMADQQIARNRLLSFSQGGLAGTGGLLFLGTDLPAMVALGIRSVQSIAMHYGYDIQRPAEMMRSLKVYHAATMPKRFQQEKWDELMVEIREEEDPIFYAGKDVIADVSWMSHPIQQAVKLMAILLLRKKLTQGLPIFGMALGAFMNYQQSRKITEIAHKFYQKRYLFEKY; encoded by the coding sequence ATGGCATTAACAGCGCGTGAGGAACAGATCTGGCAAGAAATTATGGCGTGGGAAGAAGAATTTTTTACATATGAACCAACAGACTTTGGACGTACTTATGAAAAATGGGCAACAAAACAGATGGACCTCCTCCCGGAAGAGGTGCAAGAGACAGTCGGTGAATATGTAGATTCTGTGCTCTTTCACATTCATGCTCTTATACAAAATTCACAATTTCAAATGGACACGAAGCAACGATTATTGTCTGAAGCAAGAGTCTTTAGAGACGATATCTATGAAATTGAAGATCTGAAAAAGTGTTCGATCGATCAGTTATCGTATATGGCAGACCAGCAGATCGCAAGAAACAGACTCTTGTCTTTTTCGCAAGGAGGGCTTGCAGGTACAGGAGGACTTCTTTTCTTAGGAACAGACCTGCCTGCAATGGTCGCTCTTGGGATACGTTCTGTGCAATCTATCGCGATGCACTATGGCTATGATATCCAAAGACCTGCAGAAATGATGCGGTCATTAAAGGTGTATCATGCAGCAACGATGCCAAAGCGTTTTCAACAGGAAAAGTGGGACGAGCTGATGGTTGAGATCAGGGAGGAAGAAGATCCGATTTTTTATGCGGGAAAAGATGTAATCGCAGATGTTTCATGGATGTCACATCCGATACAGCAAGCTGTGAAGTTGATGGCGATTCTTCTTCTTCGAAAAAAATTAACTCAAGGGTTGCCGATTTTCGGAATGGCACTCGGTGCTTTCATGAACTACCAACAGTCGAGAAAAATAACAGAGATTGCACACAAATTTTATCAAAAGAGATATCTTTTTGAAAAATATTAA
- a CDS encoding GNAT family N-acetyltransferase: MYIKEQYLYMKNQNVKAVVRNYEQKDFAELLSIQKDSFPPPFPPELLWNEKQLLNHITLFPDGALCVEIDGVIAGSITSLLVNYDQELPKHTWEEITSNGYITNHDKYGNTLYVVDICIRPSHRKLNLGKLLMQSLYETVIHLNLQRVLGGGRMPGFSKHSHGLTPEEYADKVISGKLYDPVISFLLRCGRNPLMLIPNYIEDEESSNYALLMEWRNPFL, translated from the coding sequence ATGTACATAAAAGAACAATATCTTTACATGAAGAATCAAAATGTAAAAGCTGTCGTTCGAAATTATGAACAAAAAGATTTTGCTGAACTCCTATCCATTCAAAAAGATAGCTTTCCTCCTCCGTTTCCGCCAGAATTATTATGGAATGAAAAACAGTTACTTAACCATATCACGCTTTTTCCAGATGGAGCTCTCTGTGTGGAAATCGATGGAGTCATAGCTGGATCAATAACAAGTTTACTCGTGAATTATGATCAGGAACTTCCAAAACATACGTGGGAAGAGATAACGAGTAACGGCTACATCACCAATCATGATAAATACGGAAATACACTGTATGTTGTGGATATTTGTATAAGACCATCACATCGAAAATTAAATTTGGGTAAGCTACTTATGCAATCTTTGTACGAAACAGTCATCCACCTTAATTTGCAGAGAGTGTTAGGTGGGGGTAGGATGCCGGGATTTTCAAAGCATTCACATGGTCTTACTCCCGAAGAGTATGCTGACAAAGTGATTAGCGGCAAGCTATATGATCCTGTCATCTCCTTTCTTTTGCGTTGTGGAAGAAATCCTTTGATGCTTATCCCGAATTATATTGAGGATGAAGAATCGTCTAATTATGCGTTGCTGATGGAATGGAGAAATCCATTTCTATAG
- a CDS encoding acetate kinase translates to MAKIIAINAGSSSLKFQLLQMPEEVVLTKGLVERIGLNDSVFTIEVDGEKVKEIKDIQDHSEAVSMLLDKLVKHNIISSLEEIEGIGHRVVHGGEKFNDSVLITDEILHEIEEISYLAPLHNPANVVGIKAFKNVLPNVPAVAVFDTAFHQSMPEKSFLYSLPYEYYEEYGIRKYGFHGTSHKYVSERAAELLGRPVEQLRLLSCHLGNGASIAAIEGGKSIDTSMGFTPLAGVTMGTRSGNIDPSLIPYIMQKTGQSAEEVINVLNNKSGMLGVSGFSSDLRDIESEAEKGNERAELALEVFASRIHKYIGSYAARMAGIDAIIFTAGIGENSTAVRERVLRGLEFMGVYWDPALNQVRGKEAFISYPHSPVKVIVIPTNEEVMIARDTMRYAM, encoded by the coding sequence TTGGCTAAAATTATTGCAATTAACGCCGGAAGCTCGTCCTTGAAATTTCAGTTGCTTCAAATGCCTGAAGAAGTAGTACTGACTAAAGGACTTGTAGAACGTATCGGATTAAACGACTCAGTTTTCACGATTGAAGTTGATGGTGAAAAAGTAAAAGAAATTAAAGATATCCAAGATCATTCAGAAGCAGTATCTATGCTTTTAGATAAATTAGTAAAACATAATATTATTTCTTCACTTGAAGAGATTGAAGGAATCGGTCATCGTGTTGTGCATGGTGGAGAGAAGTTTAACGACTCTGTTCTAATCACAGATGAGATTTTACATGAAATCGAAGAGATTTCTTACCTTGCTCCATTACACAACCCTGCAAATGTTGTTGGAATCAAAGCTTTCAAAAATGTACTGCCTAACGTACCTGCAGTTGCTGTTTTTGATACAGCTTTTCATCAGTCCATGCCTGAAAAATCGTTCTTATACAGCCTTCCTTACGAGTATTATGAAGAGTACGGTATTCGTAAATACGGTTTCCACGGAACAAGTCATAAGTATGTTTCAGAGCGTGCTGCCGAGCTTCTTGGACGCCCGGTTGAACAACTCCGTCTTTTATCATGCCACTTAGGTAACGGTGCAAGTATTGCAGCAATCGAAGGTGGAAAGTCAATTGATACATCTATGGGCTTCACACCTTTAGCAGGAGTTACGATGGGAACTCGTTCTGGTAACATTGACCCGTCATTGATTCCTTATATCATGCAAAAAACAGGTCAAAGTGCTGAAGAAGTAATCAATGTATTGAACAACAAGAGTGGAATGCTTGGTGTTTCTGGCTTCTCTTCTGACCTTCGTGATATTGAAAGTGAAGCAGAAAAAGGGAACGAGCGTGCTGAACTAGCTTTAGAAGTTTTTGCTAGCCGAATCCATAAATATATTGGATCTTATGCAGCGAGAATGGCTGGTATTGACGCTATCATCTTTACCGCTGGTATCGGTGAGAACAGTACGGCTGTCCGTGAGCGCGTACTTCGTGGATTAGAGTTCATGGGAGTATATTGGGATCCTGCTCTTAACCAAGTTCGTGGTAAAGAGGCATTCATCAGCTACCCTCACTCTCCAGTAAAAGTTATCGTCATTCCTACAAATGAAGAAGTGATGATCGCGCGTGATACAATGCGCTATGCGATGTAA